In Vagococcus hydrophili, one DNA window encodes the following:
- the gcvPA gene encoding aminomethyl-transferring glycine dehydrogenase subunit GcvPA, with amino-acid sequence MGNYNYIPSSSREQEELLEILGLESIDDLFKDIPSDLKIDELNIPSGKSEVEVRRIIEAIARKNQVFTSVFRGAGSYNHYIPSIVKQITMKEEFLTAYTPYQAEISQGILQSIFEFQTMVSEITGMPVSNASVYDGSNAAAEAVNMCLDKKRKKALISGTTHPMTIETIKTYCHGMGTEVEIVPTINGQTDLDALEEMMDESIACFYVQHPNYFGCLEDMESIEKLVHASKSKLIMGINPMATSILKTPFEYGADIATGEGQPLGLAMNFGGPYLGFMATTEKLTRKLPGRIVGQTTDKHGERAFVLTLQAREQHIRREKASSNICSNQAHCALTASVYLSAMGPEGLRDVATHCYSNAHYLQKELAKISGFDLVNTSEFFHEFVTTSPIKPEILNQKLQEKGILGGLPIEENILWCVTEMNTKEEMDTLVSLVKEACEA; translated from the coding sequence ATGGGGAACTATAACTACATTCCTTCAAGTTCGAGAGAACAAGAAGAATTACTAGAAATTTTAGGATTAGAGAGCATTGATGATTTGTTTAAAGATATCCCAAGTGATTTGAAAATAGATGAATTAAATATTCCTAGTGGTAAATCAGAAGTAGAGGTTCGCCGAATTATCGAAGCAATCGCGCGTAAGAATCAAGTGTTTACGAGTGTTTTTAGAGGTGCAGGTTCTTACAATCACTATATTCCTTCTATTGTTAAACAAATTACCATGAAAGAAGAATTTTTAACAGCCTATACACCATATCAAGCTGAAATCAGTCAAGGGATTTTGCAATCCATATTTGAATTTCAAACCATGGTTTCAGAAATAACTGGGATGCCAGTTTCCAATGCTTCCGTGTATGATGGATCAAACGCAGCAGCAGAAGCGGTGAATATGTGTTTAGATAAGAAACGAAAAAAAGCACTGATTTCTGGTACTACTCACCCAATGACAATTGAAACGATTAAAACCTATTGTCATGGTATGGGAACAGAAGTTGAAATTGTGCCAACAATTAATGGGCAAACAGATTTAGATGCATTGGAAGAAATGATGGATGAATCAATTGCTTGTTTTTATGTGCAACATCCCAACTATTTTGGTTGCTTAGAGGATATGGAATCAATTGAAAAATTAGTTCATGCTTCTAAATCTAAATTAATTATGGGTATCAATCCAATGGCTACCTCAATTCTAAAAACACCTTTTGAGTATGGGGCAGATATTGCGACAGGTGAGGGACAACCCTTAGGACTTGCGATGAATTTTGGTGGTCCTTACCTTGGATTTATGGCAACAACTGAAAAATTAACGAGAAAATTACCAGGGCGTATTGTAGGACAAACAACAGATAAGCATGGGGAAAGAGCATTTGTATTAACCCTTCAAGCCAGAGAACAACATATTAGAAGAGAAAAAGCATCCTCTAATATTTGTTCCAATCAAGCGCATTGTGCCCTAACAGCAAGTGTTTACTTATCAGCAATGGGGCCAGAAGGATTACGAGACGTTGCAACGCACTGTTACAGTAACGCTCATTATTTACAAAAAGAATTAGCTAAAATTTCAGGATTTGATTTAGTAAATACGAGTGAATTTTTCCATGAATTTGTAACAACTTCACCGATTAAACCAGAAATTTTAAATCAAAAATTGCAAGAAAAAGGTATCTTAGGTGGCTTACCAATCGAAGAAAATATTCTATGGTGCGTTACAGAAATGAACACGAAAGAAGAGATGGATACACTCGTTAGTTTAGTGAAGGAGGCTTGTGAGGCATGA
- the gcvH gene encoding glycine cleavage system protein GcvH: MTRPTDINYLETHEWVKFIDETTAIVGITDFAQDQLGDIVFVELPEVGQEVTKGDQVAEVESVKTVSDIYTPFTGVISRINEDLDDAPESVNEAPFENWLFEVKDITEKEDLIDLAAYNKVVEEEA, encoded by the coding sequence ATGACAAGACCAACTGATATTAATTACTTAGAAACACACGAATGGGTAAAATTTATTGATGAAACGACTGCTATTGTAGGGATTACAGATTTTGCTCAAGATCAACTGGGAGACATTGTTTTTGTGGAACTTCCTGAAGTAGGACAAGAAGTAACCAAAGGAGATCAAGTGGCTGAAGTGGAATCAGTGAAAACTGTTTCTGATATTTATACACCTTTTACTGGTGTTATTTCAAGAATAAATGAAGATTTAGATGACGCTCCCGAAAGCGTGAATGAAGCACCTTTTGAAAACTGGTTATTTGAAGTCAAAGATATTACTGAGAAAGAGGATTTAATTGACTTAGCAGCTTACAATAAAGTAGTTGAAGAGGAGGCTTAG
- the gcvT gene encoding glycine cleavage system aminomethyltransferase GcvT, with translation MDKKTPLYETHVALKGKIVPFGGYLLPVQYQETGLVKEHLAVREAVGMFDVSHMGEIVIQGKDALKNVQNLFTNDFETMKQGQIKYTLMCQEDGGIIDDLILYKYEEDMYMGVVNAANKEKDYQWIKEHVTGEVEVIDYSEGIGLIAIQGPKAKATLLKIIDSADFPEKYYTFKSKVKVNDMIIDLSETGYTGEEGYELYTRSEDVVAIWNLLMEAGREFGITPCGLGARDTLRLEAGMPLYGHEMSETINPIQAGLKFAVKLNKPEFIGKEAIENAENKRKRVGLKILGKGIVRENAPVFIGDEEVGLSTSGTHAPHLGYAIAMAYIDQEFTELGQQVEVEVRGRRILAEVTPMPFYKK, from the coding sequence ATGGATAAAAAAACACCACTTTATGAGACTCATGTGGCTTTAAAAGGGAAGATTGTTCCTTTTGGAGGTTATTTACTACCTGTTCAGTATCAAGAAACAGGATTAGTAAAAGAGCATTTAGCTGTGAGAGAAGCAGTTGGAATGTTTGATGTGTCTCATATGGGAGAAATCGTTATTCAAGGTAAAGATGCTTTAAAAAATGTTCAAAATTTGTTCACAAATGATTTTGAAACAATGAAACAAGGTCAAATTAAGTACACCTTAATGTGCCAAGAGGATGGTGGTATCATTGATGATTTAATTCTTTATAAGTACGAAGAAGATATGTACATGGGAGTTGTGAACGCAGCCAATAAAGAAAAAGACTATCAATGGATTAAGGAACACGTTACAGGAGAAGTTGAGGTTATTGATTATTCAGAAGGAATTGGTTTGATTGCCATCCAAGGACCAAAAGCCAAAGCAACACTTCTTAAAATAATTGATTCAGCTGATTTTCCTGAAAAATATTATACATTTAAATCAAAAGTTAAAGTCAATGATATGATTATCGATCTTTCTGAAACTGGATACACAGGTGAGGAAGGATATGAACTATACACGCGTTCAGAAGATGTTGTTGCTATTTGGAATTTACTCATGGAAGCAGGTCGAGAATTTGGCATAACACCATGTGGATTAGGTGCTCGTGATACCTTGCGTTTAGAAGCTGGTATGCCGCTTTATGGACATGAAATGAGCGAGACAATCAATCCAATTCAAGCAGGATTGAAATTTGCTGTGAAGTTAAATAAGCCAGAATTTATAGGAAAAGAAGCAATCGAAAATGCTGAAAATAAACGTAAGAGAGTCGGTTTGAAAATTTTAGGTAAGGGAATTGTTCGTGAAAATGCCCCTGTTTTTATTGGAGACGAGGAAGTGGGACTTAGTACATCAGGGACTCACGCACCTCATTTAGGGTATGCGATAGCTATGGCTTATATTGATCAAGAATTTACAGAACTAGGTCAACAAGTAGAAGTAGAAGTTAGAGGGCGGAGAATTTTAGCCGAAGTGACTCCCATGCCTTTTTATAAAAAATAG
- a CDS encoding MFS transporter — protein sequence METKKFHVNLAVLATGMMAFSGVLIETAMNVTFPTLMKQFDITTSQVQWVTTIYLLMISIVVPLSSYLMKNYSKRQLFIASSLFFLAGVAVDAFSITYSMLLIGRLLQGVATGIALPLMFNIILTKVPIKKRGMMIGIGNLTTSIAPAMGPTYGGILTTSLDWTYIYKFLIPVLIVSTVVGLYAIPKEEQGKTDRINIKAAGYLSVMFTGLLFFFSYLQSPIGWGSLAVGLIAGYLFYGSNKQKELLNLSVFSNKMFTIYLVSFLVYQVLLLGVSFVLPNFIQIVSDVPASRAGLMMFPGALVGALFAPVSGKILDKMGFKKPIGLGILFSVVGWLSLILVVQTGNMTLITMSHVIFMIGVGLSYSNVMTVGLSSIDTSLQDDGNAIFSTLQQFMGAVSTSFVAIIVGVFQSNATDYQAGTSTGSKVALICLFVLLVLSGLAVIKTFSSKSGTKSA from the coding sequence ATGGAGACAAAGAAATTTCATGTTAATTTAGCAGTACTAGCAACAGGGATGATGGCTTTTTCAGGGGTGTTAATTGAAACCGCTATGAATGTGACCTTCCCAACATTAATGAAACAATTTGACATTACAACAAGTCAAGTACAATGGGTGACAACGATCTATCTATTAATGATTTCAATCGTCGTTCCCTTATCATCGTATTTAATGAAAAACTATAGTAAACGTCAATTATTTATTGCTTCAAGTTTATTCTTTTTAGCAGGTGTGGCAGTGGATGCCTTCTCAATTACTTATAGTATGTTACTTATTGGACGCTTGCTTCAAGGGGTAGCAACGGGTATCGCATTACCATTAATGTTTAATATTATTTTAACAAAAGTTCCGATTAAGAAACGCGGGATGATGATTGGTATTGGTAACTTAACCACATCCATTGCCCCAGCCATGGGTCCAACGTATGGCGGGATTTTAACAACTAGTTTAGATTGGACTTATATTTATAAGTTTTTAATTCCAGTTTTAATTGTTTCAACAGTTGTTGGTTTATATGCGATTCCAAAAGAAGAGCAAGGTAAAACAGATCGAATCAATATTAAAGCAGCTGGTTACTTGTCAGTGATGTTTACAGGTTTATTATTCTTCTTTAGTTATTTACAATCACCAATTGGTTGGGGATCTCTAGCAGTTGGTTTAATAGCAGGATATCTTTTCTACGGGTCTAACAAACAAAAAGAATTACTTAATTTATCAGTATTCTCTAATAAAATGTTTACTATTTACTTAGTATCTTTCTTGGTTTATCAAGTATTATTATTAGGTGTTTCATTTGTGTTACCTAACTTTATTCAAATCGTGAGTGATGTTCCAGCTTCAAGAGCAGGTTTAATGATGTTCCCAGGTGCATTAGTTGGTGCGTTATTCGCCCCTGTTTCAGGGAAAATATTAGATAAAATGGGCTTTAAAAAACCAATTGGTCTAGGAATACTATTTTCTGTTGTGGGTTGGTTAAGTTTAATTTTAGTTGTTCAAACGGGCAACATGACATTAATTACAATGTCTCATGTAATTTTTATGATTGGGGTCGGATTATCTTATAGTAATGTCATGACAGTAGGCTTGTCATCGATTGATACCTCTTTACAAGATGATGGAAATGCCATTTTTAGTACCTTACAACAATTTATGGGTGCTGTGTCAACATCGTTTGTTGCGATTATTGTTGGTGTCTTCCAAAGTAATGCGACAGATTATCAAGCAGGAACAAGTACAGGCTCTAAAGTTGCATTGATTTGTCTATTCGTTTTACTTGTCTTAAGTGGTCTAGCAGTAATTAAAACATTTTCAAGTAAAAGTGGTACAAAGAGCGCTTAA
- a CDS encoding peptide ABC transporter substrate-binding protein, which yields MKKKIGMLLIASVVLLTACGGNKEKEANKDNKNVKQEINVVSSGELSTLDSAFYTDVNSSDMIGQTTEGLYRLNEKGQPELAMAKEEPKVSQDGLVYTFKIREEAKWSNGDAVKASDFVTSFKNVVDPKYGSTSSNQMDIFKNGRSIREGSKTLDEFGVVAKDDQTLELTLEYPIPYLAQVLVGTPFMPKNTTFVKEKGSNYGTTAENFVGNGPFLIKGWNGTNDTWQLEKNPEYWDAKNVKLDKINVQVVKEVATSVQLFEAGDVDYITLADSYAQQYRDSEQATFVPKAMVGYLSPNHKREVTGNVNVRKAFLQAIDKEQFAKDILGDGSIGLNGFIPENFAKDPKSGEDFRKENGDMITFDKKEAKKTWEVAKKELGKDKIELELLSADTGAAKKTIEFVQGQLEQNLPGLKINLKSMPLQNRLDLQNKGEFDLVFGTWTPDYADPINFLEFYDSKSGLNTAKYENTSYDKGLNEARFYLANEPEKRWEKLRDLEKTLVKEDAAVLPLYQGAVGYLKSDRLEGIQVFPFGRTVSYRLAYVK from the coding sequence ATGAAAAAGAAAATTGGTATGTTATTAATCGCAAGTGTGGTACTTCTAACAGCTTGTGGTGGAAATAAAGAAAAAGAAGCAAACAAAGACAATAAAAATGTGAAACAAGAGATCAATGTGGTCTCAAGTGGTGAATTGTCAACACTAGACAGCGCGTTTTATACAGATGTGAATAGTTCAGATATGATTGGTCAAACAACAGAAGGATTATATCGTTTAAATGAAAAAGGACAACCTGAACTAGCTATGGCTAAAGAAGAACCTAAAGTGAGTCAAGACGGTTTAGTTTATACGTTTAAAATAAGAGAAGAAGCTAAATGGTCTAATGGAGATGCCGTTAAAGCCAGTGATTTTGTGACATCTTTTAAAAATGTGGTTGATCCTAAATACGGATCGACAAGTAGTAACCAAATGGATATCTTTAAAAATGGCCGTAGTATTCGTGAAGGTAGCAAAACATTAGATGAGTTTGGTGTGGTTGCTAAAGATGATCAAACCTTGGAGCTAACTTTAGAATACCCAATTCCTTATTTGGCACAAGTTCTTGTAGGAACACCATTCATGCCTAAAAACACAACTTTCGTGAAAGAAAAAGGTAGCAACTATGGAACAACCGCTGAAAATTTTGTGGGTAATGGACCTTTCTTGATTAAAGGTTGGAACGGAACCAATGATACATGGCAATTAGAAAAAAATCCAGAGTATTGGGATGCAAAAAATGTTAAGTTAGATAAAATCAATGTTCAAGTAGTCAAAGAAGTTGCAACAAGTGTTCAATTGTTTGAAGCAGGCGATGTTGATTATATCACTTTAGCAGATAGCTACGCTCAACAATACCGTGATTCAGAACAAGCAACATTTGTTCCAAAAGCCATGGTAGGTTATTTAAGTCCTAATCATAAGCGTGAAGTGACAGGAAATGTTAATGTTAGAAAAGCTTTCTTACAAGCTATTGATAAAGAGCAATTTGCAAAAGACATCTTAGGAGATGGTTCGATTGGATTAAATGGCTTTATTCCAGAAAATTTTGCGAAAGATCCAAAATCAGGTGAAGATTTCCGTAAAGAAAATGGCGATATGATTACCTTTGATAAAAAAGAAGCGAAAAAAACATGGGAAGTAGCTAAAAAAGAATTAGGTAAAGATAAAATTGAATTAGAATTATTATCTGCTGATACTGGGGCTGCTAAAAAGACAATTGAGTTTGTTCAAGGGCAATTAGAACAAAATCTACCAGGTCTTAAAATTAACTTGAAATCAATGCCACTGCAAAATCGTTTAGATTTACAAAATAAGGGTGAATTTGATTTAGTCTTTGGAACATGGACACCAGACTATGCTGATCCAATTAACTTCTTAGAGTTTTATGATTCTAAAAGTGGATTAAACACAGCAAAATATGAAAATACTTCTTATGATAAAGGTTTAAATGAAGCAAGATTTTATTTAGCTAATGAGCCTGAAAAACGTTGGGAAAAACTACGTGATTTAGAAAAGACATTAGTTAAAGAAGATGCGGCTGTTCTTCCTTTATATCAAGGAGCAGTTGGTTATTTAAAATCGGACCGTTTAGAAGGGATTCAAGTTTTCCCATTTGGTCGAACAGTTTCGTATCGATTAGCTTATGTAAAATAA
- a CDS encoding gamma-glutamyl-gamma-aminobutyrate hydrolase family protein — protein MTKKPVVGISANDIADSGDKLHNLPISYIPSGYVKGVQLAGGLPLLLPLGTKEDAKMYVSQIDKLILTGGQNVNPKFYNETPIFDHSLMMTARDEFEMALIEETLKQKKPIFAVCRGLQLLNVTLGGTLFQDISTRENQKVTHMQEPIPRQVPTHKIQTENDSILREIYGEETSVNSFHFQSIKDLATPLKLTAVSEDQIVEGVESVNKEQRLLGVQWHPDFSYEELEQERRMFQYVVNEL, from the coding sequence ATGACGAAGAAACCAGTAGTAGGAATTTCAGCCAACGATATCGCAGATTCAGGAGATAAGTTACATAATTTACCGATTAGTTATATTCCATCAGGTTACGTAAAAGGGGTTCAATTAGCGGGAGGATTGCCTTTACTATTACCTTTAGGAACCAAAGAAGATGCAAAAATGTATGTTTCTCAAATTGACAAGTTGATCTTAACAGGAGGTCAAAATGTTAATCCTAAGTTTTATAATGAAACACCCATTTTTGATCATTCTTTAATGATGACTGCTCGAGATGAATTTGAGATGGCATTAATCGAAGAAACACTTAAGCAAAAGAAACCTATTTTTGCCGTTTGCCGAGGGTTACAATTATTAAATGTCACACTAGGGGGAACGCTGTTTCAAGATATTAGCACAAGAGAAAATCAAAAAGTGACACATATGCAAGAGCCAATTCCAAGACAAGTTCCCACACATAAAATTCAAACTGAGAATGATAGTATTTTAAGAGAAATTTACGGAGAAGAAACAAGTGTTAATTCTTTCCATTTTCAGTCAATTAAAGATTTAGCGACACCTTTAAAACTCACAGCAGTTAGTGAGGATCAGATTGTAGAAGGTGTTGAGAGCGTGAATAAGGAGCAGCGGTTACTAGGTGTTCAGTGGCATCCTGATTTTTCATACGAAGAATTAGAACAAGAACGTCGCATGTTCCAATATGTTGTGAATGAACTTTAA
- the rlmN gene encoding 23S rRNA (adenine(2503)-C(2))-methyltransferase RlmN, which yields MKPSIYGLTQEELNQWLVNNGEKKFRGSQIWDWLYQKRVREFSEMKNISKDLLAKLEAEFIINPLNEVVVQESNDGTVKYLFELEDKHMIETVLMRQKYGFSVCVTTQIGCNIGCSFCASGLLKKQRNLTAGEIVAQIMQVQHYFDQREQGERVSHIVVMGIGEPFDNYDNVMNFLHIMNDSNGLAIGARHMTVSTSGLVPKIKKFATNGLQVNLAISLHAPNNDVRTAMMVINKAYPLEKLMDAVDFYIAETNRRVTFEYIMLSNVNDRPEHAQQLADLLSDKKKLTYVNLIPYNPVSEHDNYQRSTKKDIVAFYDVLQKNNINAVIRQEFGTDIDAACGQLRSKQMKKKK from the coding sequence ATGAAACCATCTATTTATGGATTAACTCAAGAAGAGTTGAATCAATGGTTAGTAAATAACGGCGAAAAGAAATTTAGAGGCAGTCAAATTTGGGATTGGTTATATCAAAAAAGAGTTCGTGAATTTAGTGAAATGAAGAACATCTCTAAGGATTTATTAGCTAAATTGGAAGCAGAATTCATCATTAATCCTTTAAATGAAGTCGTTGTTCAAGAATCAAATGACGGAACAGTTAAATATTTATTTGAATTAGAAGACAAACACATGATTGAAACGGTGTTAATGCGCCAAAAATACGGTTTTTCTGTCTGCGTGACAACACAAATCGGTTGTAATATTGGTTGTTCTTTCTGTGCGAGTGGATTACTCAAAAAACAAAGAAATCTTACAGCTGGAGAAATTGTTGCTCAAATTATGCAAGTTCAACATTACTTTGATCAAAGAGAACAAGGTGAACGTGTCAGTCATATTGTGGTAATGGGAATTGGTGAACCTTTTGATAATTACGATAACGTGATGAATTTCTTACACATTATGAATGATTCAAATGGTCTAGCGATTGGAGCAAGACATATGACTGTTTCAACAAGTGGTTTAGTGCCAAAAATCAAGAAATTTGCGACAAACGGGTTACAAGTTAACTTGGCTATTTCCCTTCATGCGCCTAATAATGACGTGAGAACAGCGATGATGGTTATTAACAAAGCCTATCCATTGGAAAAATTAATGGACGCAGTTGATTTTTACATCGCAGAGACAAATCGACGAGTGACCTTTGAATATATCATGCTATCAAATGTTAATGATCGTCCGGAGCATGCCCAACAGTTAGCTGATTTGTTAAGCGATAAGAAAAAATTAACGTATGTTAACTTGATTCCTTATAATCCAGTAAGTGAACATGATAATTACCAACGAAGCACCAAAAAAGACATTGTTGCATTTTATGATGTGTTACAAAAAAATAATATTAACGCGGTGATTCGTCAAGAATTCGGTACAGATATTGATGCAGCATGTGGTCAGCTAAGAAGTAAACAGATGAAAAAGAAAAAATAA
- a CDS encoding DNA alkylation repair protein — translation MRQLIREFELQGLAENKIPMENYMKNRYSFVGVKAVARREQSKELISQSKKVSLEELFEMIRELYEREEREYQNVAIDMCEANFKRLSWEELEKYTKFIQEKSWWDTVDAWRKIYGLYIKKYPEDKEKVFDYFYGHDNLWMRRVAINLQLMEKELTNTDLLSKAIWYDIRTDEFFIQKAIGWSLRQYAKTNPEWVIAFVEENELTIFAQKEALKLLNKNL, via the coding sequence GTGAGGCAATTGATTAGAGAATTTGAGCTACAAGGCTTAGCTGAAAATAAAATACCAATGGAAAATTATATGAAAAATCGTTATTCTTTTGTTGGTGTTAAAGCAGTTGCTCGTAGAGAACAAAGTAAAGAGCTGATTAGTCAAAGCAAGAAGGTTTCGCTTGAAGAGCTTTTTGAAATGATTAGAGAATTATATGAGAGAGAAGAAAGAGAATATCAAAATGTAGCAATTGATATGTGTGAAGCCAATTTTAAACGATTATCTTGGGAAGAATTAGAAAAGTATACGAAATTTATTCAGGAGAAGTCTTGGTGGGATACAGTGGATGCTTGGCGAAAAATTTATGGTTTATATATCAAAAAGTATCCTGAAGACAAAGAAAAAGTTTTTGATTATTTTTATGGTCATGATAATTTATGGATGAGACGAGTGGCTATTAATTTACAATTAATGGAAAAAGAGCTGACCAATACAGACTTATTAAGTAAAGCTATTTGGTATGATATTAGAACAGATGAATTTTTTATTCAAAAAGCAATCGGTTGGTCACTGAGACAATACGCTAAAACAAATCCGGAATGGGTCATAGCTTTTGTTGAGGAAAATGAGCTTACCATTTTTGCACAAAAAGAGGCTCTTAAGTTGTTAAATAAGAACCTTTAA
- a CDS encoding sensor histidine kinase: protein MKRYIKHHLPYLLLVIIVISLFMSLMYLDGYHNWNILIYGCLLILVSTISLLGITWFRQRQLYSLLSLKKGSSIEKLAEDGSTLSNDLYRLMSKEQLNYYQEIKGYKNKMADHQNFMYEWVHQMKTPITVMELMIDGDNYEKDSLLEEIDKLKEGLNLALNMARLDAFQHDLMIEKVNIRELVVKILNEQKRNLIRNEIYPKVLIEKDLFIESDQKWLGFCLTQIILNSIKYTEKNEHRLEIKAVETSEEIQVMIKDYGMGISQSNLPRIFRPFFTGKTGREIQEATGMGLYLTQQVCLKLNHRISVESKVNKGTVMIIHLNNIRSEAID from the coding sequence ATGAAACGATATATAAAACACCATTTACCTTATTTGTTATTAGTTATTATCGTGATTAGTTTGTTTATGAGTTTAATGTATTTGGATGGTTACCACAATTGGAATATTTTAATTTATGGGTGTCTTCTAATTCTGGTATCGACTATTTCTTTGCTTGGGATTACCTGGTTTAGGCAACGGCAATTATACTCTTTGCTATCTTTAAAAAAGGGTAGCTCCATCGAAAAATTAGCAGAAGATGGGTCAACCTTGTCAAATGACTTATATCGATTAATGTCAAAGGAGCAATTAAACTACTATCAAGAAATTAAAGGTTACAAAAATAAAATGGCAGATCATCAAAACTTTATGTACGAATGGGTGCATCAAATGAAAACGCCAATCACTGTGATGGAATTAATGATTGATGGTGATAATTATGAAAAAGATAGTTTATTAGAAGAAATAGATAAACTAAAAGAAGGTCTTAATCTTGCGTTAAATATGGCGAGATTAGATGCTTTTCAACATGATTTAATGATTGAGAAAGTGAATATTAGAGAGCTAGTTGTAAAAATTTTAAATGAACAGAAAAGAAATCTAATTAGAAATGAAATTTACCCGAAAGTATTAATTGAAAAGGATTTGTTTATTGAGTCCGATCAAAAATGGTTAGGTTTTTGCTTAACTCAAATAATTTTAAATAGTATTAAATACACAGAAAAAAATGAGCATCGTTTGGAGATCAAAGCAGTAGAAACTTCAGAAGAAATTCAAGTAATGATTAAAGATTATGGAATGGGGATTTCTCAAAGTAATTTACCAAGAATTTTCCGTCCCTTTTTTACAGGGAAAACAGGGCGAGAAATTCAAGAAGCGACAGGCATGGGATTATATTTAACGCAACAAGTCTGTTTAAAATTAAATCACCGGATTTCTGTTGAATCAAAAGTGAATAAAGGAACTGTGATGATTATCCATCTGAATAATATAAGGAGTGAGGCAATTGATTAG
- a CDS encoding response regulator transcription factor → MKIFLVEDDTKLRGLIKTHLEKYQYDVCAIDDFEKVGELFEKSEAHLILMDINIPYFDGFYWTTQIRKKSKSPIIFISARDGQMDQVMALEYGGDDYLVKPFSYELLIAKVKSHLRRAYGEYSDLKEERIIKQKGITFYPERLEVKCNNQTELLSQKEGQLLETLLSKYPEVISRQELLAKIWDVESFVDDNTLSVNMTRLRKKMDCLGLEDSILTVRGKGYRLVLSMSE, encoded by the coding sequence ATGAAAATATTTTTAGTTGAAGATGATACAAAACTTAGAGGGTTAATCAAAACTCATTTAGAAAAATACCAATATGATGTTTGTGCAATAGATGACTTTGAAAAAGTAGGGGAGTTGTTTGAAAAAAGTGAAGCTCATTTGATTTTGATGGATATCAATATTCCGTATTTTGACGGTTTTTATTGGACCACTCAAATCAGAAAGAAATCTAAATCCCCGATTATATTTATATCCGCCAGAGATGGTCAAATGGATCAGGTAATGGCTTTAGAATATGGTGGAGATGATTATTTAGTGAAGCCATTTTCATATGAACTACTTATCGCAAAAGTTAAATCTCATTTAAGAAGGGCTTACGGAGAGTATTCGGATTTAAAAGAAGAACGCATTATTAAACAAAAAGGTATTACTTTTTATCCGGAGCGTTTGGAGGTTAAATGTAATAACCAAACAGAACTGCTTTCCCAAAAAGAAGGGCAACTTTTAGAAACGTTACTAAGTAAGTATCCAGAAGTCATTTCAAGGCAAGAATTACTTGCTAAGATTTGGGATGTGGAGTCCTTTGTGGATGATAATACACTTTCAGTTAATATGACGAGGTTAAGAAAGAAAATGGATTGTTTAGGATTAGAGGACAGTATTTTAACAGTCCGTGGGAAGGGATATCGATTGGTTTTATCGATGAGCGAGTAA